A genomic stretch from Aerococcaceae bacterium zg-1292 includes:
- a CDS encoding branched-chain amino acid ABC transporter permease — MQRLHIKNIVWILTAIAGFIVLNTLVNVGIINKFYQITLVRIMINIMFAVGLNLVLGVAGQFSLGHAGFIAIGGYAGAIFSKAYENSLQGMFIGMVVGIGISIVLALIVGIPTLRLKGDYLAIATLGVAEIVRVLINNMREITNGAAGISGIPIVSTWQMIYIFLVITTIFVLNYVYSSAGRATIAIQEDEIAAEAMGVNVTKYKVIAFVIGAITASIAGTLNANYIGIVTPGDYTFNKSIDVLIIVVFGGIGSFTGSFVAAILLGILNVVLQDYGQLRMIIYGVAVILIMIFRPGGLLGTSELRLGSIVSKWMKRNEEVVG; from the coding sequence ATGCAACGATTACATATTAAAAATATCGTATGGATTCTAACCGCAATCGCTGGTTTTATCGTATTGAATACATTGGTAAATGTGGGGATTATCAATAAATTTTATCAAATCACACTCGTACGGATTATGATTAACATTATGTTTGCGGTGGGGTTGAATTTAGTGCTAGGTGTGGCAGGACAATTCTCGCTAGGACACGCCGGATTTATCGCGATTGGTGGATATGCGGGGGCAATTTTTAGTAAGGCATACGAGAATAGTTTACAAGGGATGTTTATCGGGATGGTAGTCGGCATTGGGATTTCCATTGTACTGGCATTAATTGTGGGAATTCCTACCTTGCGTTTGAAAGGGGATTATTTAGCGATAGCAACGCTAGGTGTGGCAGAGATTGTGCGTGTATTAATCAATAATATGCGAGAGATTACCAATGGTGCGGCTGGTATTAGTGGCATCCCGATTGTGAGTACCTGGCAAATGATTTATATCTTTTTAGTGATTACCACGATTTTTGTCTTGAACTATGTGTATAGTAGTGCAGGGCGAGCGACAATTGCGATACAAGAAGATGAGATTGCAGCCGAAGCGATGGGAGTTAATGTCACAAAATATAAAGTCATTGCCTTTGTTATCGGTGCGATTACGGCGAGTATTGCGGGGACTTTGAATGCCAATTATATTGGTATTGTGACACCGGGTGACTATACGTTTAATAAATCCATTGATGTATTAATTATTGTGGTGTTTGGTGGTATTGGTAGTTTTACCGGGTCATTTGTTGCAGCGATTCTATTAGGCATTCTCAATGTTGTGTTACAAGATTACGGACAATTACGGATGATTATTTACGGTGTAGCTGTTATTTTAATTATGATTTTTAGACCAGGTGGTTTATTAGGCACATCTGAATTACGTTTAGGCTCGATTGTAAGTAAATGGATGAAGAGAAATGAGGAGGTAGTAGGATGA
- a CDS encoding ABC transporter ATP-binding protein — MSLLEVNQLTKNFGGLSAVSNVSMYLDKHELVGLIGPNGAGKTTFFNLLTGVYVPSEGEIKIQTDKGEKILNGVKPDKISSYGLARTFQNIRLFKEQSVVENVMVAMHREQSDSLWSTFLRTKAYYETEKKLRQEAMALLAIFDLDSLADEKAKNLAYGQQRRLEIVRALATKPKILFLDEPAAGMNPNETAELTELIAQIREQFDLTIVLIEHDMSLVMQICQRIYVLEYGRLIAHGTPEEIKQNPDVIRAYLGGD, encoded by the coding sequence ATGAGTTTACTAGAAGTGAATCAATTAACGAAAAATTTCGGTGGATTATCTGCTGTTTCCAATGTTTCCATGTATTTAGATAAACATGAATTAGTTGGTTTGATTGGACCAAATGGCGCGGGGAAAACAACTTTTTTCAACTTATTAACCGGTGTCTATGTGCCGAGTGAAGGTGAAATTAAAATTCAAACGGACAAAGGTGAAAAAATATTGAATGGTGTCAAGCCCGATAAAATAAGTAGCTATGGTTTAGCGCGTACGTTTCAAAATATTCGTTTGTTTAAAGAACAATCTGTTGTAGAAAATGTGATGGTTGCTATGCATCGTGAGCAGTCAGATTCACTATGGTCTACTTTTTTGAGAACCAAGGCGTACTATGAAACTGAGAAAAAACTGCGTCAAGAGGCAATGGCGTTATTGGCTATTTTTGATTTAGATAGTTTAGCCGATGAAAAAGCAAAAAACTTAGCCTATGGTCAACAAAGACGGTTGGAAATTGTACGTGCCTTGGCCACCAAACCGAAAATTTTATTTTTAGATGAACCGGCTGCCGGTATGAATCCCAATGAGACCGCTGAATTAACAGAATTAATTGCTCAGATTCGCGAGCAATTTGATTTAACGATTGTGTTAATTGAGCATGATATGTCACTGGTTATGCAGATTTGTCAGCGTATCTATGTATTAGAGTATGGACGTTTAATTGCACATGGGACACCGGAAGAAATTAAGCAAAATCCCGATGTCATTCGTGCCTATTTAGGAGGCGATTAA
- a CDS encoding ABC transporter ATP-binding protein produces the protein MLSVNNLVVNYGMINAVQDVTFEVKQGEIVSLIGANGAGKSTILRTISGLVKPASGSIVFDQKDLQKVSPQNIVKEGLIHVPEGRHVFKGMSVKENLEMGAFLRSDKTTIQRDMEAVYERFPVLNERKNQDSATLSGGEQQMLAMGRALMSKPRLLLLDEPSMGLAPIFIREIFNIIEAINQQGTTVLLIEQNANMALAIAHRGYVLETGRIVLSGTGEELLASDEVQKAYLGG, from the coding sequence ATGTTATCAGTCAATAATTTAGTGGTTAATTATGGTATGATTAATGCCGTACAGGATGTAACGTTTGAAGTCAAACAAGGTGAAATTGTCTCGTTAATCGGTGCTAACGGCGCTGGAAAATCAACAATTTTACGTACAATTTCTGGACTAGTCAAACCTGCATCTGGTTCGATTGTATTTGACCAAAAAGACTTACAAAAGGTGAGTCCGCAAAATATCGTAAAGGAAGGACTGATCCATGTGCCGGAAGGGCGTCATGTGTTTAAAGGGATGTCCGTTAAAGAAAACCTGGAAATGGGTGCCTTTTTAAGAAGTGATAAAACAACGATTCAGCGTGATATGGAAGCAGTCTATGAGCGTTTTCCAGTATTGAATGAGCGAAAAAATCAAGATTCAGCGACGCTGTCTGGAGGCGAACAACAGATGTTGGCAATGGGACGTGCTTTAATGTCTAAACCGCGTTTATTATTATTAGATGAGCCGTCTATGGGATTAGCACCAATATTTATTCGGGAGATTTTTAATATTATTGAAGCAATCAATCAACAAGGCACAACGGTATTATTGATTGAACAAAATGCGAACATGGCTTTAGCGATTGCGCACCGTGGATATGTACTGGAAACGGGACGGATTGTGTTGAGTGGCACAGGTGAAGAGTTATTAGCAAGTGATGAAGTTCAAAAAGCCTATTTAGGAGGATAA
- a CDS encoding CBS domain-containing protein codes for MYVKNYMTTDLITIDAQASMIDASDLMKKHKIHRLPVVEGGKLIGLVTKSILSKHSPSEATSLSRYELNYLLDKTRVRDIMEKKVLQISPEHLLEQAAVVMRNENIGVLVVTDEHGLQGIITDKDIFKAFADISGYNVPGSSVVVEVAQDRRGVIEEIGDALLESDSNLTNLVVHHTTDGIRVVIHIDNENPQDFVDKLNKRHLTVRSIEVKDLG; via the coding sequence ATGTATGTAAAAAATTATATGACCACTGATTTAATTACTATTGATGCTCAAGCGTCAATGATTGATGCCAGTGACTTGATGAAAAAGCACAAGATTCATCGCCTGCCGGTTGTTGAAGGGGGTAAATTAATCGGTTTAGTGACTAAATCCATTTTGAGTAAGCATTCACCATCGGAGGCAACGAGTTTAAGTCGTTATGAATTAAATTATTTATTAGATAAAACCAGAGTACGTGATATTATGGAGAAAAAAGTACTACAAATTTCCCCAGAACACTTATTAGAACAAGCGGCAGTTGTCATGCGTAATGAGAATATTGGCGTATTGGTGGTTACAGATGAACATGGCTTACAAGGGATTATTACTGATAAAGATATTTTTAAAGCATTTGCTGATATTTCAGGATATAATGTGCCCGGCTCGAGTGTCGTCGTTGAAGTAGCTCAAGACCGCCGGGGTGTGATTGAAGAAATCGGAGATGCCTTATTGGAGTCAGATTCAAACTTGACAAACTTAGTAGTGCATCACACCACCGATGGGATTCGTGTCGTGATACATATTGATAACGAAAACCCACAAGATTTTGTCGACAAACTAAATAAACGCCATTTAACCGTACGCTCCATTGAAGTGAAAGACCTAGGATAG
- a CDS encoding sensor histidine kinase → MNIYFIGLSVVAVMELLFYLYDIRQQWYLLALMLCWVILTQVHQYYSLNKQRLLITVLIEGALVVSLCYLSQEWLLFLIFASGMHSIFNQASNRLTLVYLVFLLGGSMFVVNRFAVVQSVGLILIGFIWLFVSYMNQQMKDTQRLVDGYKQHNASLVQQLNQIEVQLIAAKRVAALMERDRISRELHDSIGHRLSTIVIQLGAIERLTMEALPSVSTMTRELRTFTSEGLQDVRKVVHDMRPQHLEELSIIVGLERLFNEAQHHSAIEIVFRHNTPLWTMNQQQILMLYRIAQEFISNTQKHAQASTIKVTLIFQEKECIFTMSDNGIGSPELNAKMGMHTMRQRAEELGGKFTIQSNVGKGVKIQVVVPKISE, encoded by the coding sequence ATGAATATCTATTTTATCGGACTGTCCGTGGTGGCAGTGATGGAGCTGCTTTTCTATCTATATGATATACGACAACAATGGTATTTATTGGCATTGATGCTCTGTTGGGTGATTCTTACGCAAGTGCATCAATATTATTCATTAAATAAACAACGATTGTTGATAACGGTCTTAATCGAAGGAGCACTTGTTGTGAGCTTATGCTATTTGAGTCAAGAATGGCTGCTGTTTCTAATATTCGCTAGTGGCATGCATAGCATCTTTAATCAAGCCTCGAACCGCTTGACGCTTGTATATCTAGTGTTTTTATTAGGGGGTTCAATGTTTGTGGTAAATCGTTTTGCAGTTGTGCAATCTGTAGGGTTGATTTTGATTGGTTTTATTTGGCTGTTTGTGTCGTATATGAATCAGCAAATGAAGGATACGCAACGATTAGTTGATGGCTATAAACAACATAATGCATCTTTAGTGCAGCAATTAAATCAGATTGAAGTGCAATTAATAGCAGCTAAAAGAGTCGCTGCATTAATGGAACGTGATCGAATCTCTCGTGAACTACACGACTCGATTGGGCATCGGCTGTCGACCATTGTCATTCAGCTAGGGGCGATCGAACGATTAACAATGGAGGCTTTACCCTCAGTATCAACAATGACACGTGAATTACGTACATTTACGAGCGAGGGGTTGCAGGATGTGCGAAAAGTGGTGCACGATATGCGGCCACAACATTTAGAGGAATTGTCGATTATCGTCGGTTTAGAACGGCTATTTAACGAAGCGCAACATCATAGCGCCATCGAAATTGTTTTTCGCCATAACACACCACTATGGACAATGAATCAGCAACAAATATTAATGTTGTATCGTATCGCGCAAGAATTTATTAGTAATACGCAAAAACACGCGCAAGCGAGTACGATAAAGGTGACGCTGATTTTTCAAGAGAAAGAATGCATCTTTACGATGTCTGATAATGGCATCGGCTCGCCGGAGTTGAATGCAAAAATGGGTATGCATACCATGCGGCAACGAGCGGAAGAATTAGGGGGTAAATTTACCATCCAAAGCAATGTTGGTAAAGGCGTTAAAATACAAGTCGTTGTACCAAAAATTTCAGAATGA
- a CDS encoding response regulator transcription factor, giving the protein MDEVIKIVIADDEQLIRSGLKLMLNTFSDIDVVGVASNGQEALEQCQQHEVDVVLMDIRMPKVNGIEGTKLVKMHFPDVAVLIVTTFQDSDYILKAMNEGASGYLLKDSDYDEIYQAIKTVAAKQIVLDAAVTKQLLQQSSPTKSEVATQLSAKEIQLLSAIAHGLNNKEIAQQLFLAEGTVKNNISQLLVKLDLRDRTQLAIFAIENGLKE; this is encoded by the coding sequence ATGGATGAAGTGATAAAAATAGTAATAGCTGATGACGAGCAACTCATTCGCAGCGGATTAAAACTCATGTTAAATACTTTTAGTGATATTGACGTTGTTGGTGTTGCGAGTAATGGACAGGAAGCTCTCGAGCAATGTCAGCAGCACGAAGTTGATGTCGTCTTGATGGATATTCGAATGCCGAAGGTCAATGGCATTGAAGGAACTAAACTGGTGAAGATGCATTTTCCAGATGTCGCGGTTTTGATTGTAACGACTTTTCAAGATAGCGACTATATTTTAAAGGCAATGAATGAGGGAGCTTCAGGGTATTTATTAAAAGATAGTGATTATGACGAAATTTATCAAGCGATAAAAACAGTCGCAGCCAAACAAATTGTTCTGGATGCTGCGGTAACGAAGCAATTACTCCAACAATCGAGTCCTACTAAGAGCGAGGTAGCGACACAATTGTCAGCGAAAGAAATTCAATTGTTAAGTGCGATTGCACATGGCTTAAATAACAAGGAAATTGCACAACAGTTATTTTTAGCAGAAGGTACAGTAAAAAATAATATTAGTCAATTATTAGTGAAACTCGATTTACGTGACCGAACGCAATTAGCGATATTTGCGATTGAAAACGGACTAAAAGAATAA
- a CDS encoding ABC transporter ATP-binding protein, with protein sequence MSYVTVKNINKQFQQKSVLKNVSFTIEKGERFGLIGPNGAGKSTLIDIMTGLTAAESGEVMVDGVDIKKDILAIRKKLGVVPQDIALMEELTGYDNLIYFGGMYGLSGAILKTRVNELLTTIGLTAHAKKKVKTYSGGMKRRLNIAAALLHHPEFLILDEPTVGVDPQSRQYIFDFLKQLNEAGTTILYISHYMEEIEALCERLLILDLGTEVAYGTKAEVKSLVRQSSKVTITLDYVSDEVLTAIEALDNGISEVTRDFNNITLLVDSSVFSMMRLIQALEATDSVIKSLSLEDISLEETFLQLTGKSLRE encoded by the coding sequence ATGAGTTATGTAACGGTAAAAAACATTAATAAACAATTCCAGCAAAAATCAGTATTAAAAAACGTTAGCTTCACCATTGAAAAAGGCGAGCGTTTTGGATTGATTGGACCCAATGGTGCAGGTAAGTCGACATTAATTGATATTATGACTGGCTTAACGGCAGCAGAGAGTGGCGAAGTAATGGTTGATGGTGTTGATATTAAAAAAGATATTCTAGCGATTCGTAAAAAATTAGGTGTTGTACCACAAGATATTGCCTTGATGGAAGAGTTGACTGGCTATGACAACTTAATCTATTTTGGTGGAATGTATGGATTGTCAGGTGCCATATTAAAGACACGTGTTAACGAGTTGTTGACGACCATTGGGCTAACTGCACATGCGAAAAAGAAAGTAAAAACCTATTCTGGTGGTATGAAGCGTCGACTAAACATTGCGGCTGCCTTATTACATCATCCTGAATTTTTGATTTTAGATGAACCGACTGTTGGTGTGGATCCGCAAAGTCGCCAATATATTTTTGACTTTTTAAAACAATTAAACGAAGCGGGTACGACCATTTTGTATATTTCTCATTATATGGAAGAAATTGAAGCCTTGTGCGAGCGACTATTAATATTGGATTTGGGGACTGAAGTTGCCTATGGAACTAAAGCGGAAGTCAAAAGTCTGGTACGCCAATCGAGTAAAGTGACGATAACCTTGGATTATGTGTCAGATGAGGTATTAACTGCGATTGAAGCGTTAGATAATGGGATTTCAGAAGTGACACGAGATTTTAACAATATCACTTTGTTAGTTGATTCGAGTGTCTTTTCAATGATGCGTTTAATTCAAGCATTGGAAGCGACTGATAGTGTGATTAAATCTTTGTCCTTAGAAGATATTTCATTAGAAGAAACCTTCTTACAATTGACAGGGAAATCATTAAGAGAGTAG
- a CDS encoding ABC transporter permease, with translation MVLFEVLKFHIRRIITTPSIIGMLIGMPLAMILLMSFLMKDDASGKDTVENATEPSEQVATVVLLEKNNETLKQALIDAEFGENLWLDKEKAQQYLAQGKIGVVYTVPENYLMNLQPIKVQARNKHHRSNTFEETLRHIVYRHKLSQTLERHQLKTDAANQTVDTQHLVAIEEQKGQSIADFVNAGVLIIVLVIYIMMAGNIIGTDLVTLRSNNVLRRLITTPNQGWKIIGAILLSYTAVLLVLNSLILFYIHLITDISTTLLLRSIWIIILAILFCLSYAVAVFRAFKNPNLSMNIGMVGFMMLVGLSFIDNLTDIQWVKNLSYLSPVKWMLDILDTGNWLVGTLIILLLSIVLFTAGSYKLENYVKRA, from the coding sequence ATGGTTTTGTTTGAAGTACTGAAATTTCATATTCGGCGTATTATTACGACGCCGTCCATTATTGGAATGCTTATCGGGATGCCGCTGGCCATGATATTATTAATGTCATTTTTAATGAAAGACGATGCGTCAGGAAAGGATACCGTTGAAAATGCAACAGAACCGAGTGAACAAGTCGCGACCGTTGTGTTATTAGAAAAAAATAATGAAACATTGAAGCAGGCGCTTATTGATGCGGAGTTCGGTGAAAATTTATGGCTAGATAAGGAAAAAGCCCAACAATATTTAGCCCAAGGTAAAATCGGTGTTGTTTACACAGTGCCAGAAAATTACTTAATGAATCTGCAACCGATTAAGGTGCAAGCTCGTAATAAACACCATCGGTCTAATACATTTGAAGAAACGTTAAGACATATTGTTTATCGTCACAAACTCAGTCAAACATTGGAACGTCATCAATTGAAGACAGATGCGGCAAATCAAACGGTTGACACACAGCATTTGGTGGCGATTGAAGAGCAAAAAGGGCAATCAATAGCGGACTTTGTTAATGCCGGTGTATTAATTATCGTGCTAGTCATTTATATTATGATGGCTGGAAATATAATTGGTACAGATTTAGTCACGTTACGTTCAAATAATGTATTGCGTCGTTTAATCACAACGCCTAATCAAGGTTGGAAAATTATTGGAGCTATTTTATTGAGTTATACGGCCGTGTTGCTAGTGCTTAATTCGTTGATTTTATTCTATATTCATTTGATAACAGATATATCTACGACTTTATTGCTGAGAAGTATCTGGATTATTATATTAGCGATTCTATTTTGCCTCAGCTATGCGGTTGCTGTGTTTAGAGCGTTCAAAAATCCAAATCTGTCAATGAATATCGGTATGGTTGGTTTTATGATGTTAGTTGGTTTAAGTTTTATTGATAACTTAACGGATATTCAATGGGTCAAAAATCTTTCCTATTTGTCACCGGTCAAATGGATGTTGGATATTTTAGATACTGGAAATTGGTTAGTCGGTACTTTGATAATCCTCTTGTTATCAATCGTTTTATTTACAGCGGGGTCCTATAAGTTAGAAAATTATGTGAAGCGTGCTTGA
- the rpsL gene encoding 30S ribosomal protein S12, producing MPTINQLVNKPRKSKTTKSNSPALNKGYNSFKKAQTNTFSPQKRGVCTRVGTMTPKKPNSALRKYARVRLSNLMEVTAYIPGIGHNLQEHSVVLIRGGRVKDLPGVRYHIVRGALDTAGVNNRMQGRSKYGTKRPKDKK from the coding sequence ATGCCTACAATTAACCAATTAGTCAATAAACCGCGTAAGTCAAAAACGACTAAATCAAATTCACCGGCTTTAAATAAAGGTTACAACAGTTTCAAAAAAGCTCAAACAAATACATTCTCACCTCAAAAACGTGGTGTATGTACGCGTGTGGGTACGATGACACCTAAAAAACCTAACTCGGCTTTACGTAAGTATGCCCGTGTACGTTTATCTAACTTAATGGAAGTTACCGCTTATATCCCAGGGATTGGCCACAATTTACAAGAACACAGTGTGGTATTAATCCGTGGTGGACGTGTGAAAGACTTACCAGGGGTACGTTATCATATCGTTCGTGGTGCATTAGATACCGCAGGTGTTAACAACCGTATGCAAGGTCGTTCTAAATACGGAACAAAACGTCCAAAAGACAAAAAATAA
- the rpsG gene encoding 30S ribosomal protein S7 has product MPRKGAIAKREVLADPLYNSKLVTRTINRLMVDGKRGKAATILYSAFDIIREQTGQDPLEVFDQAIENIMPLLEVKARRVGGSNYQVPVEVRPERRYTLAIRWLVSYSRLRGEKTMETRLAREIMDAANNTGASVKKREDTHKMAEANKAFAHYRW; this is encoded by the coding sequence ATGCCTCGTAAAGGAGCTATTGCAAAACGTGAAGTTTTAGCAGATCCGTTATACAACTCAAAATTAGTTACTCGTACAATTAACCGTTTAATGGTTGATGGAAAACGTGGAAAGGCTGCAACTATCTTATATTCAGCTTTTGATATTATCCGTGAACAAACAGGCCAAGATCCATTAGAAGTTTTTGATCAAGCAATCGAAAATATTATGCCATTATTAGAAGTTAAAGCTCGTCGTGTTGGGGGTTCTAACTACCAAGTACCAGTTGAAGTACGTCCTGAGCGTCGTTATACTTTAGCGATTCGTTGGTTAGTAAGCTATTCTCGCTTACGTGGTGAAAAAACAATGGAAACTCGTTTAGCGCGTGAAATTATGGACGCTGCTAACAATACAGGTGCTTCTGTTAAAAAACGTGAAGACACACATAAAATGGCAGAAGCGAACAAAGCGTTTGCTCACTATCGTTGGTAA
- the fusA gene encoding elongation factor G, which translates to MAKREFSLEKTRNIGIMAHIDAGKTTTTERVLYYTGRIHKIGETHEGASQMDWMEQEQERGITITSAATTAQWNNHRINIIDTPGHVDFTVEVERSLRVLDGAVALLDGQSGVEPQTETVWRQATTYGVPRIVFVNKMDKTGADFLYSVRTIHDRLQANAHPVQLPIGAEDNFTGIIDLIEMKAYNYTNDLGTNIEEIEIPAEYKELAEEWRAKLVEAVADTDEELMMAYLEGEEIEIPALKAAIRKATVAAEFYPVFCGSAFKNKGVQLMLDGVIDYLPAPTDVPAIKGTLPGTEEEVERHADDNEPFSALAFKVMTDPFVGRLTFFRVYSGTLQSGSYVQNSTKGKRERVGRILQMHANSRQEIPEVFSGDIAAAVGLKDTTTGDTLCDDKNEVILESMEFPDPVIEVAIEPNSKADQDKMSIALQKLAEEDPTFRASTNHETGQTIIAGMGELHLDIIVDRMKREFKVEATVGAPQVSYRETFRGSTQAEGKFVRQSGGKGQYGHVWIEFSPNEEGAGFEFENAIVGGVVPREYIPAVEAGLKDAMENGVLAGFPLVDIKAKLYDGSYHDVDSSETAFKVAASMALKAAAKKANPSILEPMMSVEITVPEEYFGDVMGHVNARRGRVEGSEIRGNAQIIKSMIPLSEMFGYATTLRSATQGRGTFSMTFDHYEDVPKSIAEEIIAKYGTKSAE; encoded by the coding sequence ATGGCAAAACGAGAGTTTTCTCTTGAAAAAACACGTAATATCGGTATCATGGCCCACATCGATGCTGGTAAAACGACAACGACTGAACGTGTATTATACTACACAGGTCGTATTCACAAAATCGGTGAGACTCACGAAGGTGCTTCTCAAATGGACTGGATGGAGCAAGAACAAGAACGTGGTATTACAATCACTTCCGCTGCTACGACCGCTCAATGGAACAACCATCGTATTAACATCATCGATACACCAGGGCACGTGGACTTTACTGTTGAGGTAGAACGTTCTCTACGTGTATTAGATGGTGCAGTAGCCTTATTAGACGGTCAGTCAGGGGTTGAACCTCAAACTGAAACTGTATGGCGTCAAGCGACAACTTACGGTGTGCCACGTATCGTTTTCGTAAACAAAATGGATAAAACAGGGGCAGACTTCTTATACTCTGTTCGTACCATCCACGATCGTTTACAAGCGAATGCACACCCAGTTCAATTACCGATTGGTGCTGAAGATAACTTCACTGGTATCATCGACTTAATTGAAATGAAAGCTTACAACTACACAAACGACTTAGGTACAAACATCGAAGAAATCGAAATTCCTGCTGAATATAAAGAATTAGCTGAGGAATGGCGTGCTAAGTTAGTAGAAGCAGTTGCTGATACTGATGAAGAATTAATGATGGCTTACCTAGAAGGTGAAGAAATTGAAATCCCTGCTTTGAAAGCAGCTATCCGTAAAGCAACGGTTGCTGCAGAATTCTACCCAGTATTCTGTGGATCAGCTTTCAAAAACAAAGGTGTTCAATTAATGTTAGATGGTGTTATTGATTACTTACCAGCACCAACTGACGTACCAGCAATTAAAGGTACATTACCAGGAACTGAAGAAGAAGTAGAACGTCATGCAGATGATAATGAACCATTCTCAGCCTTAGCGTTTAAAGTTATGACTGACCCATTCGTAGGTCGTTTAACATTCTTCCGTGTATACTCTGGTACATTACAATCAGGATCATACGTTCAAAACTCAACAAAAGGTAAACGTGAACGTGTAGGACGTATCTTACAAATGCACGCGAACTCACGTCAAGAAATTCCTGAAGTATTCTCTGGAGATATCGCTGCGGCGGTAGGTCTTAAAGATACAACAACTGGGGATACTTTATGTGATGACAAAAACGAAGTTATTTTAGAGTCAATGGAATTCCCTGACCCAGTTATCGAAGTTGCGATTGAGCCAAACTCAAAAGCTGACCAAGATAAAATGAGTATCGCTTTACAAAAATTAGCTGAAGAAGATCCAACATTCCGTGCGTCTACAAACCACGAAACAGGTCAAACAATTATCGCTGGTATGGGTGAGTTACACTTAGATATCATCGTTGACCGTATGAAACGTGAGTTCAAAGTTGAAGCAACTGTTGGTGCGCCACAAGTTTCTTACCGTGAAACATTCCGTGGCTCAACTCAAGCTGAAGGTAAATTCGTTCGTCAATCAGGTGGTAAAGGTCAATACGGTCACGTATGGATTGAATTCTCACCAAACGAAGAAGGTGCCGGATTTGAATTTGAAAATGCAATTGTCGGTGGTGTGGTTCCTCGTGAATACATCCCAGCAGTTGAAGCTGGATTGAAAGATGCAATGGAAAATGGTGTCTTAGCTGGTTTCCCATTAGTTGATATTAAAGCTAAATTATATGATGGATCATACCATGATGTCGATTCATCAGAAACTGCCTTCAAAGTAGCCGCTTCTATGGCATTGAAAGCAGCAGCTAAAAAAGCAAACCCATCTATCTTAGAACCAATGATGTCTGTTGAGATTACAGTGCCTGAAGAATACTTCGGAGATGTAATGGGACACGTTAATGCGCGTCGTGGACGTGTTGAAGGTTCTGAAATTCGTGGTAATGCTCAAATCATTAAATCAATGATTCCATTATCTGAAATGTTCGGATATGCAACAACATTACGTTCAGCAACACAAGGTCGTGGTACATTCTCTATGACATTTGATCACTATGAAGATGTTCCAAAATCAATTGCTGAAGAAATCATTGCAAAATATGGTACAAAATCTGCTGAATAA